The DNA sequence ATTTTAAATCACATGAGCAGGCTAATCATTTGATATTTCACAACTGAAAAAATACCTTTGAGGCTGAAACCCCCACACAGAATTTGCATTATCCATCtatacttgtttaaaaaaaaaaaaagatgacaCCTGTTGAAGCAATTACACGCCTTAGAATAACGCGCGCCAGTACGAGGCTGTCTGGGCATGCGCATTGCACTTGCTATAGCTTTTAATGGAGAAACATCGTTAATGCCAGGGTTGAGAGGGCTATCTTCTGACGACGATTCAATGCCGAAATATGCGCGACAACAGGCAATTATAATGGAGGAATACTTGAAGTGAAAATGATGTTCTGTAATTCTCCATAATGAAGTCCGGGTGAGGGGTAAGTTAATACGCACCGATAATAACCTGTTCTGGTCGTGTTTACAACCTCTATAGTGCGCAGGTAGAAGCAAATGTCGACGCCACCAGCTGTGCATGTTTTCGTCACCCTATTGCCTTGAAGTATTTACATGTAATAAATTACTTTTGGTATGTGGGCTAACAATAAAATTTCTGTAGCGATAGACCCGTGCACAGTGTTTTGATAAACACGGCCGTATTGGCGTCAGCAATGTCTGCCTCAATCAAATAGCAGGCTCGGCTGCGCCATATTTGGGCAACAGAAACAGCAGATGAACAATTTAGGCCGTGGCTGGTTTATGAATTGAAATGCCTACACTATCCCCATCTATTATGTTATAGTATTCTAAGCCTAAATAATATTGTAATAACCATGCTGTTGCTACATATAGACTGTATATTTATTGCGTCAGATGGGCATTATGGGGCACAGCCTATAAGATAGTCATCAGATGGCAATGGTTACTGTATTCGAGGGAGGGAAACGCTGACAGGTCATTCTAGAAGGCCCAAGTGCTCTGGGTCGCTACAGGCTTTAGATCTGTGGTGGAACTGTCACCAGCAGCCTACAATCACACATTCCACACCTCTTATAGAAACATAGGCCTAGTTACTGTTGCATTGTAGAGgtatgtatgtaataacacttctcttttctcctctcctccatagtTTGTGAGCTAATCAAAATTGGACCTAAGCAATAACAGGAATCATGGTGACTAAGAAAATCCGTACGGAGTACATGAAGAAATTCAAAGAGCCGAAATGGGAGACGTTTTCCAAGTGCTACGAGGACTCAGTGAAGTACAGGTTGACTAGGCGGGTGATGGAGCACGCTCACaaacctctgtggttctgggAGGGATGGGATACCTCGACCGGGTCAGACTCCAGCGCCAGTGGGCGATCGACCCCCAAGATAAGGAATAAAGTCACGCCTTTAGACATCAAACTTCTGACACCACCAGTGAAGTCAGAATCAAGGGAGAGCCCGGAACCGAATCCTCCTTCTGTGAATGGGGAACCAGAATTGGAGGCCAAGGAGTTTACACTTTTGGATGCACTACCACCCACAGGTATCTATCTTCTACTATTGCAAATACTTTTATACACCTGCATGTTGATCCTATTGTAATAAGGCCTGCAGTAGACTATGCTTTTGAGCTACAAACATACATAAAGAAAAAAGGTCTTAACTTGTTAGGtctatatactgagtgtacagaacattaggaacacctgctctttccatcacatagactgaccagatgaatccaggtgaacgctatgatcccttattgatgtcacttgttaaatccacttcaatcagtgtagatgaagacatgttaaagaaggattttaagtcttgagacaattgagacgtggattgtgtatgtgtgccattcagagagtgaatgggcaagacaaaagatttaagtgcctttgaacgggccagcatccctgtgaacgctttcgacaccttgtaaagtccacgCCTCAAtgatttgaggctgttctgagggcaaaaggggtgcaactcaatattaggaaggtgttcctaatgtttggtatagtgtATAATTCAAAAGGCACTCTCACATCTGAGCTgtcttttttgcaggtgcatggtaacagttgaataaaatgagaaaaaagaagaaaccctcacactgctcttgatagtatcactgctctttaataagctttatgtatcggcctcacggccttcgtcagagcttttgacaaaagagcagtgatactatcaagagcagtgtgcgggtttcttcttttttctcagtATAGTGTATAATAAAACTACATCACTTTCTGCTCATTCAAAGAGTCTGAAATAGAGAACGGGGGCCTAAACGAACCAGATGAGGGGACAGTTAACGGGTCAGTAGTACAAAATGGTCCAGTGGCTGAAACGCCAACAGATGAGGGACCAGCAGACAAGGCGTCATCAGACGAGGAGCCGGTGAAGACTGAGCCTAAGCGTCGCCACCGCCATCGTGTCCCTCGCTCAGAACCATGTCAAAGGGACTATTCCTGTGACGACATCAAGCCTGCGCCCGTCAGGAAGCCCTCCAGAGCAAAGAGCCAGCCCCCAGCCATCACCACAGAGAAGGAGAACAGACAACCTTCGTCCCGGCTCGACTGGGCAGAGAGACACGCGTCATCTGCTAGGAAGTCTACAAATCAGGTaagagtgtgtgtgactgtgtgtgtgtgtgtgtgtgtgtgtgtgtgtgtgtgtgtgtgtgtgtgtgtgtgtgtgtgtgtgtgtgtgtgtgtgtgtgtgtgtgtgtgtgtgtgagaggctgggCATATGTGAGGTTAGGAAAATGCTTTGATATTCATTCCATTTTATGTTATTTCAGTACCAGGCTTGCATTTGGTTTCTTAGGCCAGGGTATAATGATCAAAAGAGGCTAACATTATAGGAATACTGGATGAAAGCTGTGTAGATTATGTAATGAAGGTTTACTGTGCGTCAAACATCTTTTCTGCAAATAAGATCGAGTTATTTCAGGGAAAATAAATAGGGGTGCGTTTTGAGTCTTTTGGCACATGTTCATGGAAAGGATACCAGAGAAGCGTAGCTCATCATCCAACACTCCCCCCAGAAACGATCAATAATAGAAGAGTGGTATGTATTTCGGAAGTGAGCGCCGAGTCTCATTGCCCTAACCTCCcgggcacctctctctctctctctctctctctctctctctctctctccacagagtcGCACATCTGACGCATGCGTCCAGACCAGACGGGAGTCGGATAAACGCTGTTGGAACGTGGACCGCAGGAGGGCACGGTCCGCCGACCTGGAGAAGATACGGCGGTCGGAGTTGGCCGTGGTGGATGACCGTTGGATGACCGAGTACATGCGCTGCTTCTCTGCCCGGTTGAGGTAGAGCACAAGGATCATGGGTATTCTTCTGCCACCATCGACCATTCTATTTTTAACACCATGTTTCTTATTGAGGATTGGTTAACAGAACAAAATAATTGGATTGGTTTAGACACCAATTAGGGCCCTGAGGTTTTCCTGGCCACATAACCTGACAAGGAAGAACTCAGGGCCCTAATCATAAGGTATGGTTGATTTGTTAAGTTGATCGCTGAGTTGGCGATATGCCACTTTTCTTCCACAAGGGATGACACAATCATAGTAGAATATTGCAAGATATGTAGTTATGCTTGTAGAAATTGGACTGGTTTGTACATGTTTATGCTGCTGACTACAGAGTATgatttgttatattattatacatTCCAAGCATGATGATGGTCTTTACACTTCGCTTTAGTTTGGTGGAATCTTTGACATTCTGTGTTGCTTATGTCATTTCAGGCTATATCACAAAGGCAGCTGCATAAAATCCAAAAGTTAGATCAGGGGTATTCAACTGGGAGTACTGCAGGGGGTCCGCaataatatatatacaaaaaggtacagtagaaaagaggagaatatttttattttaaacttTATTTCTCTAATCCTAATATTGAGCTAGTTACACTCGTCTGAGCTAGTTACACTCATTAGAGCTAAATACACTCATTAGAGCTACTCATTAGAGCTAAATACACTCATTAgagctagttacagtcactatAGCTAAATGCACTCATTAGAGCTAAATACACTCATTAGAGCTACTCATTAGAGCTAAATACACTCATTAgagctagttacagtcactatAGCTAAATGCACTCATTAGAGCTAAATACACTCATTAgagctagttacagtcactatAGCTAAACGCACTCATTAGAGATAAATGCACTCATTAgagctagttacagtcactatAGCTAAATGCACTCATTAGAGCTAAATACACTCATTAGAGCTACTCATTAGAGCTAAATACACTCATTAgagctagttacagtcactatAGCTAAATGCACTCATTAGAGCTAAATACACTCATTAgagctagttacagtcactatAGCTAAATGCACTCATTAGAGCTAAATGCACTCATTAgagctagttacagtcactatAGCTAAATGCACTCATTAGAGCTAAATGCACTCATTAGAGCTAAATGCACTCATTAGAGCTAGTTACACTCATTAGAGCTAGTTACACTCATTAGAGCTAAATACACTCATTAGAGCTAGTTACACTCATTAGAGCTAGTTACACTCATTAGAGCTAATTACAGTCACTATAGCTAATTACACTCATTAGAGCTAAATACACTCATTAGAGCTAATTACAGTCACTAGAGCTAAATACACTCATTAGagctaaaaaaattttttttatttattttaccaggtaagttgactgagaacacattctcatttacagcaacgacctggggaatagtttcaggggagaggagggggatgaatgagccaattgtaagctggggatgattagacagccgtgatggtatgagtgccagattgggaatttagccaggacaccggggttaacacccctaatCTTATGATAAGTGCAAtaggatctttaatgacctcagagagtcaggacacccgtttaacgtcccatccgaaagacggcagcctacacagggcagtgtccccaatcactgccctggggcattgggatattttttagaccagaggaaagagtgcctcctactggccctccaataccacttccagcagcatctggtctcccatccagggactgaccaggaccaaccctgcttagcatcagaagcaagccagcagttggatgcagggtggtatgctgctggcataaATACACTCATTAGAGCTAAATACACTCATTAGAGCTAGTTACACTCATTAGAGCTAATTACAGTCACTAGAGCTAAATACACTCATTAGAGCTAAATACACTCATTAGAGCTAAATACACTCATTAGAGCTAAATACACTCATTGGAGCTAATTACAGTCACTATAGCTAGGTATCAGTATTTTGTCTCCCCCATACCCCAACTTTTTATCTTGCCAAATTTTTAAGGAGTTTTGTTTACACACCTCCTtgacagtatatattttttcttttggAGCTAAATACAGTCACTATAGCTAAATACACTAATTAGAGCTAATTACACTCATTAGAGCTAATTACGGTCACTATAGCTAAATACACTCATTAGAGCTAAATACACTCATTAGAGCTAGTTACACTCATTAGAGCTAATTACAGTCACTAGAGCTAAATACACTCATTAGAGCTAAATACACTCATTAGAGCTAAATACACTCATTAGAGCTAAATACACTCATTGGAGCTAATTACAGTCACTATAGCTAAATACACTCATTAGAGCTAAATACAGTCACTATAGCTAAATACACTAATTAGAGCTAATTACACTCATTAGAGCTAATTACGGTCACTATAGCTAAATACACTCATTAGAGCTAAATACACTCATTAGAGCTAATTACAGTCACTAGAGTATCTGACATACTGTAGGCTTTGACAAAGCACCCTCTTGTAAGCTTTCTCGTCTTAGACACTCGTTTTTGTGAACACAtggccccaaaacatttttgaagTTGCTtttctagctaataggctatgttagagtttacacttcctcttccaattataataggggaggtcaaaataatgaaaaactatctaccaaatctattcatttaaAAATGTTGATTTAATTCTCCTTGCCATTTGCCTGATGATAAGACAAGACATGCGAGGGAAAAAAGCAAGCGTATGATGTGGGTCCCTGGTTTACCTGGGCGGGGGTCCCTGGTTTACCTGGGCGGGGGTCCCTGGTTTACCTGGGCAGGGGTCACTGGGGAAgaattaattttttttatttaactaggcaagtcagttaagaacaaattgttatttacaatgatggcctaccccggccaacgctgggccaattgtgcgccgccctatgggactcgcagtcacggccggatgtgatacagcctggattcaaaccagggactgtagtgacacctcttgcactgagatgcagtgccttagactgctgcgccactcgggagcaaggTTGAAGACGCCTGAGCTAGATGAAAGGATCAAACAATTATTGTTTTAGATATTACAGTATTTTCGAACGACTAAAAGCCATAGCCAAGGGGTTGTGGCCTAGAGCTGCAGAGAAAGAAACTGTTAGCGGGATAATATCCTGCATTAGCTTTATTGTATTAGGTTGCAAATTTCTATCTAAATCTAGAATGCATTCCAGAGGATTGTATTATTAATATTTTCATTAAAGCTCTTATCAACAGTACCATGGAAATTGTTGTAAAGTTGGAGAAAGATACTGTTAGACATTGTATGACATAGTTATTGCGCTTACACCTGTACGTTTCTTGTTGTTTACATCTTGGCTAGCCTCgtacgaaccatcctgatctcgcgAGCTCACATTCTGTTTCGCTACAAGGACACAGAATGTGAGCTCGCGAGACCAGGCTGGTTCGTACGAGGCTACATCTTGGCAGCTTCGCCCACTAATTTAGGGTTGTCTTATATTTTACAATCACAAAGACTCACCGCCTCACGTGTTGTAGTAGACAGGCTGAAATTGCAATGTAACGTGGTAAAGAAATGCCCTTATGTGCTACATTACCAAATACGCTTTTTAGAGTATGTCACTCACCATCACCATTGTCTTTGACAGGTTTTTCGTAGATTGACTTATTTGGTGGTTATTCATACTGAATTGTGATGTCAGTACCAAGTTCTGtatctgtaatttaaatggagGGCTATTTTGACAGAAATGAAGTGTTGTATTTGAAATCTTGGTTCTTGTGGGTTGTGAATAATGCTCAGTTTACATACTTTTCCTATTTTTTTACAACGCTTATTCATAGTGCTATTCACTCAGAATGTTTTTACTCATAATGTGTACTTTTACATTTCACTTTCACCAAATCTTAGTTTAGGAATGGTTCCTTGAGAGAACGTTGGAACGACGTTTCCAGAACGTCTCACCGGGAACCTTGTAGGACACCAGCAGTTTTTTGGAGTGTTGAAATGGGTGTGGCTTTAATTGACTTATGCGTGTACAATCTGATGAGACTTCCCTTGTGTCTGCCAGAGGGGAGTCGTTCGTGTGTGTGATTGGTTGTGGTTgtatgggcagagagagagctcaCTGTTAAGAAGATTAGACTGGCATTATCTTACGGTCATCTTTATTCAGAGTGGTCAACGTTCCATTGGTGGTCATGTGACACTTCTCTCCTATGTCATCATGGATTGGCAAAACATCTGAGTCATTCTTTACTTGAACATTGCATTATTTATAAGAAGTTATAGGAGTTAATGTCAGGTTATGACCTAGTCATGAAAACTGAAGAGCTGGCTGCTTATATCACACACAGGTTTGACTAGTGTCTGTGTATTCATTGTCCTCTAAAACATTCCTTCATGAATATGTTCATTCCAAGAACCATCTCTCAGGAAGGATTAAGAGACTAATGATTTGTCTATAGGCTTACTGTAACTACAATGTGAGGAAATGTGATGTACTGTTTCAGGGGTTTGGAACACACTGATTCAAAACTAAATTGATTGTTTTATATAGGATATTAATTGTTTGAGCTCTCTGAACAAAGTTTTGAGTTATTTTTCTGTGTGGATTTGATTTGCATAAGATATTATTTGACCAAAAGGGATATATGTATCATACAATAGTATATATAaccatgtttgtgttttatttcaACAGATGTTTACATTTTTGATCACTGTATTTGTATTTGAAAACATGcacaattatatatattttcatccACTTTGAAACATTGCTGTGAATTAAAATCATATTTGCATAGTTgagttgtttgtttttgtttatgtttATATGGGCATTtgaataaacaataacactgatGTATTTTTGCATGACCCCTATGACCCATAAGGACTCCATTTGATCAATGAATACCAGTGATATTAAACATGATTGGTTTTAATGAGATTTCACTCCTAATTTAGGGTATTTCAACCTATAGCCTTTTCTACTCTGCTGCTCTGAGGTCCATCTGATGTCACTGTCCAGCATTGGCACCAGGGTTAAGAGTAGAGTACACTAATCTATGGATAGTATCCTGCTACTATGGATAGTCCCACCAACGTCCATCAATGTGAGAAATACTTGTTTTATTCAAAACAAGTACTCCAATTTACTACCATATTGATTCGTTAGTGAGGTATTGTGATACTCTGAGACACTCCATTATGTCACTTTTCTCTTTTAGTTTAATGACTTCTTGTTCGGGAAGGTCATCTGCGCTCTATGGTAACGGAAAGGTTCAGTGAAACGTTAGAATCACATACCAGATCATATTCTCCCTCTAGAATACTTCTGACGTTATCGTCCTCTATGACCCATGTGTCCCAGTGTAGGATACGGAGTACTGTATGATCCCAGTAAGGTGACCACCACAGCGCTTACAAGGCTTTTGTATTAAGTCGTCAGCCTGACACAATGACAGACTAGACAGGACATTTCAGATGTTATGTATGATGAGTGAATTCTGGTACATAATACATCATTAGGTTCAGACAAAGGGCCTCTTAGAATGCAGATCTCCTGACAAAGGGTTTAGCACTGGCTATAAATACCCACCTGTCACATACCCACCTCCGGCagctgatggagagagacagagtgtgtgtgtgtgtgtgtgtgtgtgtgtgtgtgtgtgtgtgtgtgcttgcttgcaCATGGGTGTTTAAAAGAGACGAACAAATTGAATTTGTGGGTTTTGGGAGAGCGCAATGGTTCTCTTTTGATTATTTAAGAGACAGAAACACTTCCTTAAACCTTTATGAGTGTGGCTATCTTTTTCGGCGTGTAAGTGTCTGAAGTCAATAAAATCGAATCCCTGTTAACACAGTAGTACATGAATTACAAAGTAAAACTGACAGTGACAAGCAACTGCATACAACAGTGAGTCCTTCAATCAGAACCAAAGTCTATTCAAGCACATTCTACTTGAGAATTCCACCCTCCAGACATCTTCCCACTCTATTTAAAGCCACCTGGCATTTCAAAACGCAATAGGGCCAAAATAGGTGCCTTCAAGAACACCAAGAGCTGCCTGGGACCGAAGGGAGGGGGCTTTGGGCGTTAAATATAGCCGCCCACATTTTCCTTTGCCAGCAGAGAAGGACCCCTCCCTAACTGACAGTGTCTGAAAAACGTGTTTTGGAAAATGTGGTGGGCTCTGGGATAAGGTGTGGGGGAGTGGTGCAGCAGTATGAAATAGCTTGAATGGTCGAAGTTGGGTAAAATAGAGGGAGAATTGCTGTGTCGACAACAGTGAGTTGTGTCTGTCCATAAATGCAGTGGTTGCTCTGAGAGGAGCTGCTGAGCCACAGGATGGCAGAACAGAGCCAGAGATGTGGTCTTTGACTTAGGTCTTTAATGCTAGTCAGAGCTAATATGCCCAGTTGAAGAGCACAGCTAAGAGGGGGGATGGAAATAGCCCCCTTCGCAAGAGCAGCCAGGTCCTCTAAAAACAGCCTGTTGCTTCTAGGCAGAGGCACTCAATAGTACATCTAGAATACTATAAAGTCTGCTGTTAGGAGCCACTATGTATTTGTGCTACATATTTGTGGAATAGGTTTGtcgacctacagtacagtacaataaatatatatattatacggATTAGGCAATTGAATGATGCATTGATGTCTTGAAATTCAGATAGTATGAAGATCTGAGACACTGTGTAATGTCTTCTCTAAACTTAGACCTGTAAACAGATTAAAGAGATCTCTGCCACTAATAAGATATGTGAGGTGATAGAGATGCACTTGACCTTAGTCAACTTGAGGCATTGTGGATCATGAACTGCAGCTCAGCATTTGTAATGCTTTAGGGACCTCTAGTGGCAGCGAATGACGGTCACGACAATAGAAGATGGCAGGGTTTTCTCTCCACAAACTCCCTCAAAATTGAATAGTGTTTATATTATGGACATATACGATTTTCTTATCAATTAGaaatcaaataatatttgatATATTTGGAACAGAGTACACATTGGAACAGACAACTAATGGATGACTGAATATGAATTTGAAGATGCCATCTGTCCCTGCCAAATGCCTCACAAGTTAACCACACCAGCATGTCAACTTTCTCAAGCTGTTCAATTCTTGGTGACAGGATTAAGTGAGTTCAcacacctgtcctctcctctcccagtaaGTCAATAGGGACAGCACAACAATAAAACGTCAAGAGCACCACAGAATATGGGAGGCATTAATTATGAAATATATTGCAAATAAACATTTAATTTATAACCAAAAAATAAGATAGCAATCACTAGGGCCAGACAAAATCAGTGTTCTTATCATTAACTTTATATCAATAATCAGTAAAAGCATTCATGTTTTCTATCAATATCAGACTTTATTTTAAATCCTTTAAGTTCTTTATGTGCTTCAGAAATATCTCCACTTGCAGATAGTATTTGCCAATTAACAATAATAAATAACTTCTCTCGCTTCTTTGAAATGCATCTCTAGTGATATGAACCCCATCCCCCAGTGATCTCTGTTCTCTTTATGGTAAAGCTCTGAGTCTTGCTTCGTCTTCCTAGGCAGACAGTCTTGGTTGACATCAGAGCAGGTCTAAGGTGAGATGGATTCAGGCGACTGGGTCAGCCACCATATGCCCAGCTAATCCAACCCAGGTGGTCATGTCTCGTCCTATTAGAAAGCTGTGTAAGGCCTCCACCGGAGAACCACTACGATTCATCACCACGACAGACCTGACCAGGGATTAGGGGAGAAAGCCATACCAACTGATCTTCAGATTAGAGTCAGATTAAAGTCAATCTGACTGGGAAACTACAGTATCCTTTAGCTGTGTTTGGTTGGGATGTCCAGCAATGTCAACAACTGACACAAGAACAGTGTTTAAGACTACTTGAACTTGAAAGAGCAGTCATTGTACATGAGCTGATATAGGTTAGTAAATAACATTGAGAGACTTTGTCAAAATGGCAGACACAAAGTAAGTTTATGGTTTGGCGTTCGAGTTTCTACTGGCTGGCTTCTCGTAATCCTCCACAACATTCTCCAATGGTGACCTTTGACCCTTGATGGGGGTTACACAGAAAAAACACAGAGATCATTGTGAAGTCAGTCATTTCATTAGTAGTCTCCCCAGCTATCCAATCACTTAATTCAGACTTGTTGTGCCCTCGTCAAGGCCTTGGAACACAAAACCTTGTCCTACCCGTAGTTAACATAAGGTATCACTGATTTTGAAACTCATTCATTATCTTGCCAGCAATGATAATTATTTCTAGTGCTTCTCCTTTTTAGATATTAAATAATTCCATAAATCTTTggataatacatttacattttttcccACATATTATTGATCCAGGTCTGTTTTCCTGAGTGATATTATATATGGAGTGAAAAAAACTAAAGACTAAACACAAGCTTAGAAAAATGTCAAATCCTAAACAGCTGCTTGGGCGTTCAGTCAAGCTCTCCTCCCACACACTCTCCTGCCACAACAACACAGCTCAGCTTCTTCCAGCAAGTCTCAGAGAGACTCTTAATCTTATCCGGAGTCTTCTTCCTCAGGCTCTGCCTCTGCTGGAGCTGCTGAACGTTCTCCACCGGCTGGATGCTGGCCAAGATGGCCTGGTCAAACACCTCCTTCAGGTTCTTCTGGGTCAGACCCGAGCACTCTACGAAGGACACGGCCccgatatcctgcgccagctgcTGGGCCTCCTCGGTGCTCACGGGCCGCTCCTGATTCCTGGCCAGCTGGACCAGCACCTGGACGTCTTCCCTCAGGTCCAGCTGGGTCCCCACCAGGACCATGGGTGCCCCGGGGCAGTGACGGCGGATCTCGGGCGCCCAGCGGTCGGTGGCGTTGCAGAAGGAGGAGGGGCGCACCACGCTGTAGCAGAGCAGGAAGACGTCGGCATTGTGGTAGCATAGAGGGCGGATCCGGTCCAGCTCGTCCTATAGGAGACAGGAAGAGAAAAGTTTCAAGCCCTGCCCTTATGGCATACCATGTAGATCTGATTGTGAAAAGACTACTGGATGGTTTGTAATATGGTCCACTAATACGTCCATTTCTCTCACTGAGTTCAGGGCATATTGATTATTACACCTATCtaatcctttcagatctacaaAGGTGCCTATTAAGGAGTAGGGGAAGCGTTGATTTGGAACTGGGCGTGAGTCAGGAAGAGAAAGGTCTATGAGAGTCGTCCAAAAGGGGGCGATAAAGCACAGCGAGCCAGAGAAGGTATAGATTCTGGGTGCA is a window from the Salmo trutta chromosome 38, fSalTru1.1, whole genome shotgun sequence genome containing:
- the LOC115178707 gene encoding centriole, cilia and spindle-associated protein; amino-acid sequence: MVTKKIRTEYMKKFKEPKWETFSKCYEDSVKYRLTRRVMEHAHKPLWFWEGWDTSTGSDSSASGRSTPKIRNKVTPLDIKLLTPPVKSESRESPEPNPPSVNGEPELEAKEFTLLDALPPTESEIENGGLNEPDEGTVNGSVVQNGPVAETPTDEGPADKASSDEEPVKTEPKRRHRHRVPRSEPCQRDYSCDDIKPAPVRKPSRAKSQPPAITTEKENRQPSSRLDWAERHASSARKSTNQSRTSDACVQTRRESDKRCWNVDRRRARSADLEKIRRSELAVVDDRWMTEYMRCFSARLR
- the LOC115178709 gene encoding rho-related GTP-binding protein RhoU isoform X2 — its product is MCVNDELDRIRPLCYHNADVFLLCYSVVRPSSFCNATDRWAPEIRRHCPGAPMVLVGTQLDLREDVQVLVQLARNQERPVSTEEAQQLAQDIGAVSFVECSGLTQKNLKEVFDQAILASIQPVENVQQLQQRQSLRKKTPDKIKSLSETCWKKLSCVVVAGECVGGELD
- the LOC115178709 gene encoding rho-related GTP-binding protein RhoU isoform X1, which produces MEDDTINDELDRIRPLCYHNADVFLLCYSVVRPSSFCNATDRWAPEIRRHCPGAPMVLVGTQLDLREDVQVLVQLARNQERPVSTEEAQQLAQDIGAVSFVECSGLTQKNLKEVFDQAILASIQPVENVQQLQQRQSLRKKTPDKIKSLSETCWKKLSCVVVAGECVGGELD